The sequence ACATTGATAATAGTATTCTATAAAATTAACAACCTACCAGGGATTGCAAATCCCTATCTAATAGCAAAAGTCCTCTAAAGAGGACTGTAAAATAATTAAGTTATCCAAAATATAAAATTAATGCACAAGATAGATTTTTACAATCAAAAATATAAAACAAGTGCATCTCTTGTTAAAAATCATTTGACTGCTTTAACGTATTTTATTTCCGGACAATATTCTTTAATTGCTGTTTCAACTAATTGTGATAAAGTCAATGTAGAAGATGGACAATTGCCACAAGTTCCAATCAGTTTAACTTCTACAGTATCTGATTCCTTGACACCTACTAGTTCCACATCACCGGAATGAGTTTGTAAGCTCGGACGAATTTCATCAAGAGCGGTTTTAACTCTTTCAATTAAAGTTGCTGTCGGTGGTTTAACTAATTCATGATAAACAAGTAATCCATACACCACTTCATCTTTGACAGCATTTTTTAAAGCTGGCATCGAATCTTCCTTGAGGCTTTTAATCATTCGAGTTAAAGCTTCTTTATGCAAATCCTCAATTGCTCGCTTTAAACCTGATGCAACACATCTCTGACTTTCATCCCACTCTGATATTATTGCTTCAAAGCGGTTGATTTCTTCTACTAATTCTTTAATGCTTGTCATAAAATTTAGTTGTTAGTGGATAGTTGTTAGTTGTTGGTGTTTAGTTGTTATTTTATAGAAATCGGATTATCATCTTTAATTCGCTAAGCCAATTCAAGTAATAACTGATATAGCTAATCATTAATTGAAAATTACTGAGTCTCAATTATTAATATTCTCTATTCTTAGTAATCTGTAAACTATTAGTATAATATCAATAGCCACTAACAACTATCCACTAACAACTATCTACTAACAACTAACTCATTTCATTTTTAAATCTTTGAGTAAAAATGGCATAAATACGCCACCGACAAAGCTAGATAAGAATACTGGTACCCAAAAAGGAATTGTAGTCTGTGCCAAACAAAACATTATTCCGAAAGTTATGCTAATGCCAATTGATGTTTGTTTGACGAAATACATCGCATCGCGCATTAACTTCCCTTTGAAGAACAATTTTGCGGAAAACCAACCTATTTCTAACATAATTACTCCTAGAAACTACTTAATAAATTTAATACTATTAGTCCTAAAATTGCACCGGGGATAACTCCCGCAGGACCAAATAATCCACCTAAAATAGCAGCAAAATTATATCCTAATTCCTCTCCTGCTAACAGCATTCCACCAACAGCACCACCAATCATTGATACTATTGTTGCGACAAAAAACCATATAATACCTGTCAGTAAATTTAATTCACCAGTCATTAAACTAGTTACCATTCCGCTTAAGTCGTAATTCGTTAAAATGTCAGCCATTTGTTTTTAGATTATAGATTTTGAATTTCTTAGAACACATTTATTAAAGTTAATGATTTATTTCATTACCAATTACCAATGCCCAATGCCCAATTACCAATTACCAACTACCCATTACCTATACCCAATTCTCCCAATACCTGAGATACTGCCTGAGCTTGTGAAATCTGTCCGTTTTGAGTAAATATTTCCAAAGCTTGCTGATAGTAATCACGCGCTTTCAAGAGATTTTGCTGATTCCCAGCTTCGGGCTTGCTTAGTTTGTCTGGTAAGTTAATTAAGGCGTTGGCTTTATTTGCTATGGTGTTGGCGTATTCGATGGGAGTATTTTTAGGATTACGCACTTTCAAAGCTTCGTCATAAGCCGAAACAGCCCGCGAATTGTTCTCAAAGGGATGAGAAGAAGGTAAATATTGCAAAGCATTACCTAAATTGTTTTGCAACATTGCATATTCTCTGGGATGCTCGATGAGGTTAATGCGCTTCAAAGCCACCTCAAATGACTGCACCGCTAAGCCTTCAAACAAGTACTGCTGCTGCGAACCCCCAGACATTGAAAGATATGCGATCGCAATATTGTTGTGTAAAATTGCATATTCCTGCGGATATTTTTCCCAAGTAAAAACCTGTAGGGCTTCTTGATAAGCTTGAATGCTATCAGTCATCCGAGCCATGTTAGATGAAGCTAATGATTGCAGCACTAAACCTAAATTCATTTGTGCTTCTGCCGTCTCTTCGGGTGAAGCTAATTCTTCAAGTATAGATAGAGCATGTTCGTATGCTGTTTTAGCCTGTACAAGCAACTCTGGATTTTCTTCGGGAATAGCTTGTAATGCTCCACCTTTACCAATCAGAGCGCGAGCTTGGTAAAGAGGATGATTGTTACCGCATAACCCCAGAGCTTCATCGTATAGCGTAACGGCATTATACAAATCTTGAGCAGTTTTAGGCTTTTTGACAAAACCTTGTGCTACCTCAATCAGCATCTCTATTTTTTCTAGCGTTGTAGCAGAAGTGTCAGCAATTGCTTTTATTGCTGCTTTGAGTGCTGTATCTGTGATGCTATTGTTCATTACCATCAATAACTTGGAATGGAATGCAAAAAGGTGCTTATCTCCTGCATTACTTACTTAGGTTTGATTTAACCTTGGAATACAGGAAGCATAATTGCTTATTGTCTATAAGGGGCGTATGGTAGATAAACCTTTGTACTGCAATTTGAAAGGTTGCCGCAGCATGTTAAAAATTTATTTTTTTTAGCATTTATCACCCTAATAATTATATTATATTCCCAACAAAGCAATAAGAACAATAATATATTAAACTTTTTTTAATAGTTTATCTGCAATTTTTGTTTGCAACTTCTAGAAAATAAAAAGTTAATTTGATAACATTAACTTAAAATTATTCAAGTCTTTTAAGAAAAATAAATAGTATAAAAATATATACGTGTAGAGTTATATGTAAGTAATATTTTGTACATATATTTAATCTTCCTCTTATTTCAATTGATAAACTACAAAATAAAATATAAAAATACTTACATATAATTTGCTATATTTATTAATTTAATTGGTATTTAGAATAACTATTTTTATTAATGTTAATAAAATATTTTTGCAGTAAGTAACAAAAACTTATGTAAACAGACGAACAACTAAATAAAAAACTAATTGATATTAAAAAGAGAGAGAATAAGTTTAAGCTTGAAGTTTAAAAGTAAATAATTCTGATAACTGATAGATGGCTAATTTATTATGGTTACAAGGTGGCGCTTGTAGTGGCAACACCATGTCATAAGTCTATTCGCTATAGAACAAATTTTTCAAACCCCAAACTCGTTGCTATGCAAGGATTTTGATTTTTTGTTTGAAACATTGTTTATAAATATACAATATTAAGGCTTCAAACAGGGAGCATCCCGATGCCGGAACAAACATTTTACCCGACACCCTGCAAGGGTGCGGCTACATAAACGAAGCCCGACGACCTGGGCTAAGAATCTTAGTAGCCCAGGTCGTCGGGCTTGGTAGTATTAGCCCCAGGCTTGTAGTCTGCGGGCTTTTTGCCGCCATTGGGTGTTTAATAGCAATCCCCTAAATCCCCCAAGTTTGAGGGACTTTAAAATATATTTCTCCCCCAGAATTGGGGGTTGGCGGGCTGTTCATACTTTTAATCAGCAACGCCTTAAAATTAATTTTGTAATTCAGCCTTAGCTATTCCATCCAAACCAACAGATGCCAGTAAGTTTTCCCAAGCCGCAGCAACTTCTAAATCATTTGGTTGAGAACGTTTAAGTGCAGCAAGATTTTCTATCGCCTCAAACCAATATCCTGATTCGCTGTAAAGTATTACTTGTTCTAAAGATTGTGGTTTATTCAGTTGATTTGCTATTGCAGAATCGAGGGAAATTCGACGCACCAATCCTTCTGTAAAGGGGTTTTTGGGACCAGCTTGCTGACAAATCATCGACACTACAAATCGATAATCTTTATCTTTTTCTAAGGCTGCTTCTGTTTTTGGCAAAGTAAAACTAATAATCCCTGGAGCCTTATCTATATTTACCTCTGTTTGATAAATTCCTTCTCCTTCTTCATTTTCTAAAGTAAATTCTAAGGCTTTGGCTGAAGTTGCAGGCACATACACCATGAAACTCGGATGAGAAGATGCCGTTAAGCCTAATTTAGAGGATGGTAATAATGGAACTAAATTCTTGTCAATGCTTTTTACCTGAACTCCAATCGAATCTGCAACCCCCGATTGTTCGCACATACCGTTATTCCGTCTACCACCTCCAACTGCGTTTTTAGGCGCTCGCTCACCTTTGCGAGATTTAAATGCTACATTTGAGCGCTTACCAGCAGAAGTCGTTTTCTTGGGAGTTGCATCCTGTGCTTGAACTTGTGTTGTTGAAGCAGGAATTAAAGCACATTGAAGCAACAGGGTGGCTGCACTAAGCACTAAGCAATGTTTTATTCTATTCATCTTAAACTTTTTTGCTATATAGCTATATAAAATATAGTTCCCAAAATCGAGAGAGTACTAACAGAATTTGGAATTATTTGTTTAACATCTTGCACTATTCTCAAGAAGCCCAAAAAAAACCGGTTTCTTATTTATCAGCTTCCCCCTCTTCCCCCTCTCTCACTAAAGCCAATTACCAACAAGCACAAACGGTGCCCAATAAAATGGATGCTTAAATCTTTTTTGTTTAATTAATGAAATTTGAGCTTGACGTAATGCTTCTGCTTTAGAAATGTTTGATTGTGCCAATTGCTTGTAAAATTCCACCATGAATGCTGAAGTTGAGTTATCATCAACAGCCCACAAACTAGCTAGAGTACTGCGTGCGCCGGATCTAACTGCTACACCTGCAAGTCCTAATGCTGCTCTTTTATCTCCTTGTGCTGTTTGACAAGCGCTTAAAACTAATAGTTCGATGGGATTGTTGCTGTTTGTATCTCTCTTTTGCAGTAATTCACCTAATTGTTTAACATTTACGCGGTTATCCCAGGTGAGAACAAAGGTGTCTTTGGCGCTGGAACTAAATTGTCCGTGGGTTGCTAAATGTACAACGGGAAAGGGGGTATTACCGATTTTTTTTTCTATAGCTTTGGTGGTAAATTCTTGATTGAAAAGTACCTGGGAAGAAATTTTAGATTTAATTTGATTAATTTCGGTTTTGACTCCAGGAAGGGGAGTAAATCCTTGTCGAGATTCGCTCAAGCCTGCTACTAATAGTTTCAAATCTTTGTTTTCTAAAGGTCGAGTCGCAAATAATTGTAGTCCTGGTGTTAGTGCTAAATTGTACTTTTCTATTAAGTATTGTTGACCATCATAAAGTGCCGCCATTGGTAGATTTTTCATCGAACCATCGAGTACAAAAGCTAGGGTTTTGATGTCGTTTGACTGCAATTCTGTTTCTGCTGGCTTGATGAGTAAATCGTATAATTTTTGCGCGATCGCGAAACGTTCTTTTTTCAAAGATGTGCGTCTGAGAGAGCGCCGCATTTTTTTTATAATTGTTTCTAGTTCGCTTTGAGGAATTTGGCTGCTGTAATGACGTAAAGTTTGGTTGGGTAAGGAAAGAACAACTTCTAAACGGTCTGCTAAAATAATTGGATAAATAACTGCTGCTTGCGGGTCTATTTTGTCTATTTGTGTGGGACTATTAGTTAAGCAGGCTTCTCGAAAATAATTGTCTAATTCTGCTAGCTGCAAAGATTCTATTACTTGACGCGCTTTTTTGAGATTGTTTTGATTTGTTTGTGCAGTTTGTTTAACAGATTTATTTTCTGTCTTATCGGGTTGAAGCAATAAACTAACTAATTCCCGGTAAACTGGTTCGACACTTTCGCGAAAAGAAAACTGAATATTAACATTACTAGAAACTAAATCGTTACGAATTGTGCTTAAAGTATTGACAGCCTCACTGTATGCGGATATAGCTTTTTCTGTGTGATTTTGCTTTTTTAATAATCTTCCTAATTGCCATTGCCAGCGATAAGCAATATCGTTAGCGTTGCTTGTTTGAGCTAATACCAATGCTTTTTCGGTGAGTTTCTGTGCTTCCGATAGCTGCCCTGTTTTTTCGTAAACTTCTCCCAAATAACCCACAGCATAAGATTCTGCTCGTGAATCTCCGATGGTTTTAGCTTCTCGAATCGCTTTTGCGAGAAGTTTGGCAAGATAATCATTTCCTCTATTATTCTCTTTAATTTTTTCTAAGCTTTGGACAAAGTTGACTTTTGTATATACTGCTGTACGAGAAGGAGGTAAGCTTTCAATTAAAGTTTCTATTTGCGGTATCAATGCATTCGCTTGCTGCCATTTTTGCATATCTATTAACAAACGCAATTGATTCAACTGCACCTGAACTTTGTTAATTGGAGATGTTGATGCAATAATCGCTCGTTGATAATATTTAAAAGCTTCTTCGGGAGATTCTCTATCGCGAGCATTATTACCTAAACTAAGTAATGCCGCAGCGATATCTCTTTGCGAATCTAATTTTTCTGCGATAGCCAAACTTTGCTGTAAAACTTTCTCAGATGTTTTCAAATCTCCCATTAATCGCAGAGTATCGCCAAAATTAAGTAAACTAGCTGCTTTGATTAAAGATGGCGGTTGTTTTTGCAAGCTTTGATTGACTTGTTCTAAAGTAGCTTTAGCGCGGGGATAAAGCCCTAATGCTTTCAAAGCCTGGGATTGATTGATTAAACTGCGGATGTAGCCAACATTATTGTCTACTTTTTGATAATTTTTGCCAGCATTTACCCAGATATCCAGCGCTTGTTGGGTTTTTCCTTGGGATAGTAAAAGACTACCTTGGATATTTAAAGCAGCAGCTTGTAAAGACTTTGCTGGTAAAGAATCTAGATTATTTAGTAAGTTCAGACTATTTTCTATAGTTTGATTAGCTGGCTCTATTTTTCCTAGCTGTTGATATGCCAAAGCCAAATTACTCAGCACCGCACTTTGATTAAGAGCATCACCTTGAGAATTATAAATTTGTTGAGCTTGCTGCCATTTTGCTACAGCTTCTGCAAACTTTCCTGCTTGATAATATTGTTTTCCTGCTTGTACTAGTGCTTCTGTTGAGACTTCTTTCGCTTGAACCGCTGCAATATTTAATACCTGCGATCCTAAAGGAAAATTTAAATTAGTTAGGGTGATGCTTAGTAAAGTAAATATTAGCCCTAAACTAAAGCCTCTCAAGAATTTCCTGAAAGACAAATAAACAAGAATTATCTTGCAATTGGTAAAAATTTTATATAGTAACCGCATTTATTTTTAAAAACTTGTCTTATTTTTTACTTAAACTTGATTTCTGTTATAGCCTTTAAAGAAGCGATTTAGGGGAATTGTTTGGGAATAAGGAGAGGGGGAGAGGGGGAGAGGGGGTAGAAAAAAAGGAATTTTTATAGGTAGTTTTAGAGCGGCAGAGGAGTAATAAGTTCGTAGGGTGCGTTATAAACGCTAGTTTTAACGCACCGCAAATATTAACTACAAAATTAAATTCTTAGCTAAGGGGGTAAGGTTTTAATATATTTAGGACTTAGGCAACCGGCACATTTTGTTGTAGGGTGCTGTGACACTTTGAGTAACTGTGAACGTAGTAATACCATTTCTTTATAAAGATGCGCCTAATTTAGCCCGCGTAGGCGGGCTTAGTTTCAGTAGCCCCAGCCTTCCAGGCTGTTAGCGGAGCGTGTCCGTAAGGACATGGGCGATTAAGCGCAGCCTCATACAGAATTGGTATAACAATGTTTTCAGTGTCACGCACCAGCCTGGTATTGTGACAATTGCGTAAGTCCTAATATTTACAAATCGGAGCCTTGCCAATAATAATTCCCAGCCCGGAGGCTGGGAAGCAATTAAACAAGTTAATTAGAAAACTGTGGAGTGTGAGAATTCAAATTAAAGATTTGATCCTACACGGTGGTATTAGAAGTCAAATTTGAGAGACTTGCATAAACAGCATTGTTAGCGAAACCAACTACCATCAGAAGTAATTGAGTTAGATAACGGTTTTTACTGAAGCATCCCAATTATGCGCCCGCAGGCTAGAAGCCTGGGGCTAATACTGCCAAGCCCACCTGCGTGGGCTAAAAATCTTACTCCTATCCCGCTCTAAGATTACCGAAAATTTGTAGGTTGGGTTTCACTTCGTTCCAACCTACGTTATAGGTAATCTTCCACAAGGGAATAGTAGCCCACGCAGGTGGGCTTAGTTTATGTAGCCGCACCCTTACAAGGTGTCGGGTACTTCATCATCCTTTACTCGCTACTCCTAATATTTGCTATGCCCAATCTCCAATTTAGTGTTAGTTATCAATTAATTTTGGGAACCCTGAAACAGTAGCGCACGAACGGAAGTTTATTCATGTGGGTGAAGCTCAAACAGCTAATATGGCAGTGGCGTGGTGTTTTAATTGCTTCTCCTAGCGTTGGTGTTTTGTTGATTGGATTGCGCTTGGCTGGATTGCTACAACCTTTGGAGTTAGCAGCTTGGGATCAGTTTTTTCGTTTGCGCTCCTCGGAAGCGGTTGATTCGCGCATTACGATCGTTGAGATGAACGAATCGGATATACAAAAGCTGGGATATCCTTTATCAGATGAGAAGCTAGCGAAGTTATTATCAATCATCAAACAACATCAACCATCAGTTATTGGACTTGATATTTATCGCGATTTACCTGTAGAGCCGGGATTTAAGCAGCTTGAAGAAATTTTTGCATCCACACCTAATTTATTTGGAATTCAGAAGATGACGGGTAGTGCTTCTACCTTTGTCAATCCACCACCAAAGTTAAAGGAATTGGGACAGGTAGGCGCTTCTGATATAGTTATAGACCAAGACGGTAAAGTTAGACGAAATTTATTATCTATTGATTCGGAAGATGGGGAAACTATCTTAGGTTTAGGAACCCAGGTTGCTGTTAGCTATCTTGAAACCAAAGATATTTATCCAGAATTTGTGGGGGAAGAAGCTGAAAAGCTCAAACTCGGTAAAGGTATTTTAGTTGAATTAGATAAATCCGATGGCGGCTACGTGGGAAATGATATCGGTGGCTATCAGATTTTAGCTAACTTTCGCAACCTCCGCTCTGAATTCCCTACAATCTCGATGAGTCAAGTCTTAGCAGGGAAAATGCCCCCCGAATTTGTTCGCGATCGCATTGTTTTAATTGGTCCAACTGCGGCAAGTTTAGATGACTTCTTTTATACCCCTTATCGCAAGAGAGTTAGTGGAGTTACACTTCACGGGGACATTGCCAGTCAATTAATAAGTATGGCATTAGAAGGTCGTCCGCAAATTCAAATATGGTCAGATACTTATGAGCATCTGTGGATTTTTACATGGTCATTTATCGGAGCAATTTTCAGTTGGAAGCAGCGCTACAGGAAACAAACTGTTTCAACTTATTCTGCTACTTTTCTGATTTTACTTTTTGCGATTGGCTTAGTAGGTGGAAGTTATTTAGCTTTCTTGGTAGGGGCTTGGTGGATTCCGGTTATACCGGGATTATTATCTTTATTTGGCTCTGCAATTACCGTTACGGCAATTGTGGCTCGCGATACATCAACCATGCGTCAAACTTTTGGACGCTACTTAACAGATGAGGTAGTTGCAAGTTTATTGGAAACACCAGAAGGGTTAAAAATTGGCGGAGAAAAGAAAAATGTGACAATTTTAGTCTCGGATTTGAGGGGATTTTCCGCAATGTCGGAACAGGTTTCTCCAGAAAAAGTTGTAGAGATTATTAACCTGTATTTGGCGGAAATGACCGATATTATCAACAATTACAAAGGTACAATTAACGATTTTATGGGCGATGGCATCTTTGTCATGTTCGGTGCGCCGGTGTCTTTTGCAGATAACGCCCAACGCGCGGTAACTTGTGCTGTTGCCATGCAGTTAGCTATGGATGGAATCAACCAAAAACTAGCACAAATGAAGCTACCACCGTTAGAAATGGGTATTGGTATTCATTGCGGGGAAGTACTTGCCGGAAGTATTGGCTCAAAAGCCCGTGCTAAGTATACCGTAATGGGAAGCAACGTTAACCTGGCAGCAAGAATTGAAACTTATACCGTAGGTGGACAAATACTTGTCTCTCAAGAAACGGTAGATACCGTAGGAGAAATTATTCAACTCTCTGGAGAAATGCAGGTACAGCCCAAAGGATTCACC comes from Rivularia sp. PCC 7116 and encodes:
- a CDS encoding NifU family protein translates to MTSIKELVEEINRFEAIISEWDESQRCVASGLKRAIEDLHKEALTRMIKSLKEDSMPALKNAVKDEVVYGLLVYHELVKPPTATLIERVKTALDEIRPSLQTHSGDVELVGVKESDTVEVKLIGTCGNCPSSTLTLSQLVETAIKEYCPEIKYVKAVK
- a CDS encoding DUF928 domain-containing protein, yielding MNRIKHCLVLSAATLLLQCALIPASTTQVQAQDATPKKTTSAGKRSNVAFKSRKGERAPKNAVGGGRRNNGMCEQSGVADSIGVQVKSIDKNLVPLLPSSKLGLTASSHPSFMVYVPATSAKALEFTLENEEGEGIYQTEVNIDKAPGIISFTLPKTEAALEKDKDYRFVVSMICQQAGPKNPFTEGLVRRISLDSAIANQLNKPQSLEQVILYSESGYWFEAIENLAALKRSQPNDLEVAAAWENLLASVGLDGIAKAELQN
- a CDS encoding CHAT domain-containing protein — encoded protein: MSFRKFLRGFSLGLIFTLLSITLTNLNFPLGSQVLNIAAVQAKEVSTEALVQAGKQYYQAGKFAEAVAKWQQAQQIYNSQGDALNQSAVLSNLALAYQQLGKIEPANQTIENSLNLLNNLDSLPAKSLQAAALNIQGSLLLSQGKTQQALDIWVNAGKNYQKVDNNVGYIRSLINQSQALKALGLYPRAKATLEQVNQSLQKQPPSLIKAASLLNFGDTLRLMGDLKTSEKVLQQSLAIAEKLDSQRDIAAALLSLGNNARDRESPEEAFKYYQRAIIASTSPINKVQVQLNQLRLLIDMQKWQQANALIPQIETLIESLPPSRTAVYTKVNFVQSLEKIKENNRGNDYLAKLLAKAIREAKTIGDSRAESYAVGYLGEVYEKTGQLSEAQKLTEKALVLAQTSNANDIAYRWQWQLGRLLKKQNHTEKAISAYSEAVNTLSTIRNDLVSSNVNIQFSFRESVEPVYRELVSLLLQPDKTENKSVKQTAQTNQNNLKKARQVIESLQLAELDNYFREACLTNSPTQIDKIDPQAAVIYPIILADRLEVVLSLPNQTLRHYSSQIPQSELETIIKKMRRSLRRTSLKKERFAIAQKLYDLLIKPAETELQSNDIKTLAFVLDGSMKNLPMAALYDGQQYLIEKYNLALTPGLQLFATRPLENKDLKLLVAGLSESRQGFTPLPGVKTEINQIKSKISSQVLFNQEFTTKAIEKKIGNTPFPVVHLATHGQFSSSAKDTFVLTWDNRVNVKQLGELLQKRDTNSNNPIELLVLSACQTAQGDKRAALGLAGVAVRSGARSTLASLWAVDDNSTSAFMVEFYKQLAQSNISKAEALRQAQISLIKQKRFKHPFYWAPFVLVGNWL
- a CDS encoding CHASE2 domain-containing protein — encoded protein: MWVKLKQLIWQWRGVLIASPSVGVLLIGLRLAGLLQPLELAAWDQFFRLRSSEAVDSRITIVEMNESDIQKLGYPLSDEKLAKLLSIIKQHQPSVIGLDIYRDLPVEPGFKQLEEIFASTPNLFGIQKMTGSASTFVNPPPKLKELGQVGASDIVIDQDGKVRRNLLSIDSEDGETILGLGTQVAVSYLETKDIYPEFVGEEAEKLKLGKGILVELDKSDGGYVGNDIGGYQILANFRNLRSEFPTISMSQVLAGKMPPEFVRDRIVLIGPTAASLDDFFYTPYRKRVSGVTLHGDIASQLISMALEGRPQIQIWSDTYEHLWIFTWSFIGAIFSWKQRYRKQTVSTYSATFLILLFAIGLVGGSYLAFLVGAWWIPVIPGLLSLFGSAITVTAIVARDTSTMRQTFGRYLTDEVVASLLETPEGLKIGGEKKNVTILVSDLRGFSAMSEQVSPEKVVEIINLYLAEMTDIINNYKGTINDFMGDGIFVMFGAPVSFADNAQRAVTCAVAMQLAMDGINQKLAQMKLPPLEMGIGIHCGEVLAGSIGSKARAKYTVMGSNVNLAARIETYTVGGQILVSQETVDTVGEIIQLSGEMQVQPKGFTEPISIFEVGGIGGQYNLFLPSEKDSLMVLEKKIPVKYRISEGKHISESEFEGYFVKLSLESAELITKNSLKVFSNLQIQLAVENEQLNQQHLYGKIIKILDENQNYFRLRFTALPTEIKAWFEELCEKQ